The proteins below come from a single Chryseobacterium bernardetii genomic window:
- a CDS encoding alpha/beta hydrolase translates to MQLSINNISINRFFTNLFFVLILSISGLFFSQSFSQSPTRTPRSKSTLLPEITAFTENIVYKTSKKGDSIKLDLYLPKNATAEKIPVLIYIHGGGWIEGNKEIHADDYIENTIRKLTERQYAVISINYTLLNDNTHFPLPLEDAKDAVRWVRKNAEKYNFDTNNIGLFGASAGAHLSLMAAYSPDNTFIGSQELAPYSAKVNYVIDHYGPVDLNKLFHTRLGTIPVSMVKMISKKIVDLQQGLVKGMSGYNLNKDQDRAIEYLKTISPVTYTSTGVPTLIVQGNQDKIVPISQSKKLHRRLKRANIETSLLVIDKGVHSFSTTDKDTLDKMTDQMVDFIVSQKKQ, encoded by the coding sequence ATGCAATTATCCATAAACAACATATCAATCAACAGGTTTTTCACAAACCTGTTTTTTGTTTTAATTTTAAGCATTTCAGGTTTATTTTTTTCACAATCATTTTCCCAGTCCCCTACACGCACTCCACGGTCAAAAAGCACCTTGCTTCCTGAAATTACTGCATTTACTGAAAATATTGTTTACAAAACCAGCAAAAAAGGAGATTCTATAAAGCTGGACCTTTATCTGCCGAAAAACGCTACTGCTGAAAAAATTCCTGTATTGATCTATATTCATGGCGGAGGCTGGATAGAAGGAAATAAAGAAATTCACGCAGATGATTATATTGAAAATACAATCAGAAAACTGACGGAAAGACAATATGCTGTCATCAGTATCAATTACACTCTTCTTAATGACAATACTCATTTTCCACTACCTTTAGAAGATGCCAAAGATGCAGTGAGATGGGTCAGAAAAAATGCAGAAAAGTATAACTTTGACACCAATAATATTGGTCTTTTCGGAGCTTCTGCAGGAGCACATCTTTCATTAATGGCAGCATATAGCCCGGACAATACTTTTATTGGAAGTCAGGAACTGGCTCCTTATTCTGCAAAAGTAAATTATGTTATTGATCATTATGGACCGGTTGATTTGAATAAACTTTTCCACACCAGACTGGGTACTATCCCGGTTTCTATGGTTAAAATGATTTCAAAGAAAATTGTAGACCTGCAACAGGGACTTGTAAAGGGAATGTCTGGTTATAACCTGAATAAAGATCAGGATAGAGCCATAGAATATTTAAAAACCATATCTCCGGTTACCTATACTTCAACAGGTGTTCCTACTTTGATAGTTCAGGGAAATCAGGATAAAATAGTTCCTATAAGCCAATCAAAAAAACTGCACAGAAGATTAAAACGAGCCAATATTGAAACTTCTTTACTGGTTATTGATAAAGGTGTTCATAGTTTTTCAACTACGGATAAAGATACTCTGGATAAAATGACAGACCAAATGGTGGATTTCATTGTTTCTCAGAAAAAACAATAA
- a CDS encoding DUF3037 domain-containing protein, protein MQEDKIYEYAVIRLVPKVEREEFFNIGLVMFSKKEKFIRVEFYLCPDKFKLMHSKLDYNDVIQNLESFRKIANGDKDGGPIALLEVPERFRWLTAVRSAVIQTSRPHPGKSKDLNVTFGKLFEELVK, encoded by the coding sequence ATGCAAGAGGATAAAATATATGAATATGCGGTAATACGCCTGGTACCCAAAGTTGAAAGAGAAGAATTTTTCAATATCGGATTGGTTATGTTTTCTAAAAAGGAAAAGTTCATCCGGGTAGAATTTTATTTATGTCCCGATAAATTTAAGCTGATGCACAGCAAACTGGATTATAATGATGTCATTCAAAACCTTGAAAGCTTCCGGAAAATAGCCAATGGAGATAAGGATGGCGGACCTATTGCCCTGCTTGAAGTTCCTGAACGTTTCCGCTGGCTGACTGCTGTAAGAAGTGCTGTAATACAAACTTCCAGACCTCATCCGGGAAAATCTAAAGATCTGAATGTTACTTTTGGTAAACTTTTTGAAGAGTTAGTAAAGTAA
- a CDS encoding HipA family kinase: MQNLRTVTVMRYILPLREGGSLPALAEADDDFKYVLKFRGAGHGVKMLISEFLGGKITEALGLKIPELVFINLDADFGRTEADEEIQDLLKHSEGLNLGLHYLSGSITYDPGVSIDPLLASKVVWLDAFITNIDRTFKNTNMLMWHKELWIIDNGASFYFHHSWQNFDAAAKTPFKYVKDHVLLPKASKLDEADKFAHEVLNETLFRDIVNAIPEDWLHWNDADESPDEIREIYFQFLKTRLENSQIFVNEAKNARG; the protein is encoded by the coding sequence ATGCAGAATTTAAGAACGGTAACCGTAATGCGTTACATTCTGCCACTGAGAGAAGGAGGCTCCCTTCCTGCTCTGGCAGAAGCTGATGATGATTTTAAATATGTCTTAAAATTCCGTGGCGCAGGCCATGGGGTTAAGATGCTGATCTCTGAGTTTCTGGGAGGAAAGATTACAGAAGCCTTGGGATTAAAAATCCCTGAACTGGTCTTTATTAATCTTGATGCAGACTTTGGGAGAACGGAAGCAGATGAGGAAATACAGGATTTATTAAAGCATTCTGAAGGATTGAATCTTGGTTTGCATTATCTTTCTGGTTCCATTACCTACGATCCCGGAGTAAGTATTGATCCGCTTCTGGCTTCAAAAGTGGTATGGCTGGATGCTTTCATTACCAATATTGACCGTACTTTTAAGAATACGAATATGCTGATGTGGCACAAGGAACTTTGGATCATTGACAATGGAGCATCGTTCTATTTTCATCATTCGTGGCAAAATTTTGATGCGGCTGCCAAAACACCCTTCAAATATGTAAAAGACCATGTTCTTCTTCCTAAAGCCAGTAAGCTTGATGAAGCAGATAAATTTGCTCATGAGGTACTGAATGAAACCCTTTTCAGGGATATTGTTAATGCCATTCCTGAAGATTGGTTACACTGGAATGATGCCGATGAAAGTCCTGATGAGATTCGTGAAATTTATTTTCAGTTTCTGAAAACCCGCTTAGAAAACTCTCAAATCTTTGTAAACGAAGCTAAAAATGCAAGAGGATAA
- a CDS encoding alpha/beta hydrolase family protein: protein MKLIIKKDILLGNPETRNFLADSFYMDNTEKRPLVIFVHGYKGYKDWGAWDLMAEKFAKSGFFFVKFNFSHNGTTVDDPLHFADLEAFGNNNYTKELSDLGIVIDSFIKDPHVDSEKIILIGHSRGGGISIIKTFEDERINGLITLASVDTLDRFPTGELLENWKRGGVYYVLNGRTQQEMPHYYQFYEDYEKNIHRFDVERATEMAKAYMLIIHGTEDEAVNVKHAEHLHILNPNSELFLIEGGNHTFGAKEPWNNPELPDDLNKVTEKCIDFLVKNLK, encoded by the coding sequence ATGAAGTTGATTATTAAAAAAGATATCTTACTGGGAAACCCGGAAACAAGGAATTTTCTGGCGGATAGTTTTTATATGGATAACACAGAAAAGCGGCCACTGGTGATCTTTGTTCATGGATATAAAGGCTATAAAGACTGGGGAGCCTGGGATTTGATGGCTGAAAAGTTTGCAAAGTCCGGATTTTTCTTTGTAAAATTCAATTTTTCCCATAATGGAACAACGGTAGACGATCCTCTTCATTTTGCTGATCTCGAAGCTTTTGGGAATAATAACTATACCAAAGAACTGTCTGATCTAGGCATTGTTATTGACTCCTTTATTAAGGATCCACATGTAGATTCTGAAAAAATCATTCTGATAGGACATAGCAGGGGAGGCGGAATTTCCATTATTAAAACTTTTGAGGATGAAAGAATCAATGGGTTAATCACCCTGGCCAGCGTAGATACTTTAGACCGTTTCCCAACAGGAGAACTCTTGGAGAACTGGAAAAGAGGAGGGGTGTATTATGTTTTAAATGGCCGAACTCAACAGGAAATGCCTCATTATTACCAATTTTATGAAGATTATGAAAAGAATATACACCGTTTTGATGTAGAACGTGCAACCGAAATGGCAAAAGCCTATATGCTGATTATTCATGGGACGGAAGATGAAGCTGTAAATGTAAAACATGCAGAACATCTTCATATTCTTAATCCTAATTCTGAGCTTTTCCTTATTGAGGGCGGTAATCATACTTTTGGAGCAAAAGAACCCTGGAATAATCCTGAATTACCGGATGATCTGAATAAGGTAACAGAAAAATGCATTGATTTTTTAGTTAAAAACCTAAAATAG
- a CDS encoding flavin reductase family protein, producing MKTVIPSEITSVQLQTIMQTAVSPRPIALASTVDKDGNSNLSPFSFFNMFSTVPPILIFSPSRRVRDNTTKHTLENVLEVPEVVIGTVNFPIVQQISLASTEYETGVNEFIKSGLTMKDADLVKPKLIEECPVNFECKVLEVKSLGDQGGAGNLVICEVQKIHIREEYLNEAGNLDQQKLDMVARLGSNWYSRSNENSLFEVPKPLVTKGIGFDLLPDVIKYSKVFTGNDLGMLANVEILPLGEYYSDENIHQNAQRLLLESKIEEAWKILIK from the coding sequence ATGAAAACAGTAATCCCCTCTGAAATAACCTCCGTACAGCTTCAAACTATTATGCAGACAGCCGTTTCGCCACGCCCTATTGCATTGGCTTCTACGGTGGATAAAGATGGTAACAGCAATTTATCTCCATTCAGTTTTTTCAATATGTTCAGTACGGTTCCCCCGATTCTGATCTTTTCACCATCAAGAAGAGTGCGTGACAATACCACGAAACATACCCTAGAAAATGTATTGGAAGTTCCGGAAGTGGTTATTGGAACAGTAAACTTCCCTATTGTACAGCAGATCTCTTTAGCTTCCACAGAATATGAAACAGGAGTGAATGAGTTTATAAAATCTGGTCTTACGATGAAAGATGCCGATCTTGTGAAACCTAAGCTGATTGAAGAATGCCCGGTGAACTTTGAATGTAAGGTTTTAGAGGTGAAATCTTTGGGAGATCAGGGTGGAGCAGGAAATCTGGTAATCTGTGAAGTTCAGAAAATTCATATCAGAGAAGAATATCTGAATGAGGCTGGAAATCTAGATCAGCAAAAGCTGGATATGGTAGCACGTTTAGGCAGCAATTGGTATTCAAGAAGTAATGAAAACAGCCTTTTTGAGGTTCCAAAGCCTTTGGTTACAAAAGGTATCGGCTTTGATCTTTTACCGGACGTTATCAAATACAGTAAAGTATTTACAGGAAATGATCTGGGAATGCTGGCCAATGTTGAAATTTTGCCTCTCGGAGAATATTATTCCGATGAAAATATTCATCAGAATGCTCAAAGGCTATTGCTAGAAAGTAAAATTGAAGAAGCCTGGAAGATCTTAATCAAATAA
- the fahA gene encoding fumarylacetoacetase, with amino-acid sequence MKSFVDYSSNSDFSIHNIPFGVAVFNKEYIGCCTRIGDQVIDLATLYDLGYFEDIEGLDDNVFEAYTINEFIELGKPVTNAVRTKIQTLLQEGSILSKDQKTIEEAFYDLDKVKMMMPVHIPNYTDFYSSIEHATNVGKMFRDPANALLPNWKHLPVGYHGRASSIVVSGTEINRPKGQMKPADADKPVFGPCRQLDFELEMAFIINKNTEMGESISTKDAEDAIFGMVIFNDWSARDIQSWEYVPLGPFLAKNFGSSISPWVVTLEALEPFRTASPKQDPEVLDYLKFEGDKNYDINLEVYIQPENGDQNLICESNYKHMYWNMTQQLAHHTVNGCNVEVGDMYASGTISGSDPKSFGSMLELTWRGQNPISLSNGEERKFIEDNDTVTMKAWAEKDGVRVGFGEVSGKIIPTL; translated from the coding sequence ATGAAATCATTTGTAGACTATTCCTCAAATTCGGATTTTTCTATACACAATATTCCTTTCGGAGTAGCAGTATTCAACAAAGAATATATCGGATGCTGCACAAGAATCGGAGATCAGGTTATTGATCTTGCTACCCTTTATGATCTTGGTTATTTTGAAGATATCGAAGGGTTGGATGACAATGTTTTTGAAGCCTATACGATCAATGAATTTATCGAGCTGGGTAAACCTGTTACCAATGCTGTGCGAACCAAAATTCAAACCCTATTACAGGAAGGATCTATTTTATCAAAAGATCAGAAAACCATTGAAGAGGCTTTCTATGATCTTGATAAGGTAAAAATGATGATGCCGGTTCATATACCGAACTATACAGACTTCTACAGCAGTATTGAACATGCTACCAATGTAGGAAAAATGTTTCGTGATCCTGCCAATGCCCTATTACCTAACTGGAAGCACTTACCGGTAGGTTACCATGGAAGAGCTTCCTCTATTGTTGTTTCCGGAACGGAAATTAACCGTCCTAAAGGCCAGATGAAGCCTGCCGATGCAGATAAACCTGTTTTCGGACCTTGCAGGCAACTTGATTTTGAACTTGAAATGGCTTTCATCATCAACAAAAATACAGAGATGGGAGAAAGCATTTCTACTAAAGATGCCGAAGATGCTATTTTCGGAATGGTAATATTCAACGACTGGTCTGCAAGGGATATTCAATCCTGGGAATATGTTCCGCTGGGACCATTTCTTGCAAAAAACTTCGGTTCATCTATTTCCCCGTGGGTAGTTACCCTTGAAGCACTAGAACCATTCAGAACCGCTTCTCCTAAACAGGATCCTGAAGTTTTAGACTACTTGAAATTTGAAGGTGACAAAAACTACGATATTAATCTTGAAGTTTACATCCAGCCTGAAAACGGAGACCAAAACCTGATCTGCGAAAGTAATTACAAACACATGTACTGGAATATGACCCAGCAGTTGGCCCACCACACTGTAAACGGATGTAATGTAGAAGTAGGTGATATGTATGCAAGCGGAACCATTTCAGGAAGTGATCCAAAATCTTTCGGTTCTATGCTTGAGTTAACCTGGAGAGGACAAAATCCTATATCATTAAGCAACGGTGAAGAAAGAAAATTCATTGAAGACAATGATACGGTTACCATGAAAGCCTGGGCTGAAAAAGATGGGGTGAGAGTAGGTTTCGGTGAAGTTTCCGGCAAAATTATTCCAACACTTTAA
- the hppD gene encoding 4-hydroxyphenylpyruvate dioxygenase, with translation MSTLTFAEKIAQAENFLPINGTDYIEFYVGNAKQAAHYYKTAFGFQSVAYAGPETGVRDRASYVLQQGKIRLVLTTGLKSDSPISEHVKKHGDGVKILALWVDDAYAAFEETTKRGGKPYLEPVTLNDEQGEVRMSGIYTYGETVHMFIERKNYNGAFMPGYEKWESDYNPEETGLLYVDHCVGNVDWNRMIPTVEWYEKVMGFVNILSFDDKQINTEYSALMSKVMSNGNGYAKFPINEPAEGKKKSQVEEYLDFYEGEGVQHIAVATKDIIHTVSELKKRGVEFLSAPPEAYYDMVPERVGHIDEDLKKLQELGILIDHDEEGYLLQIFTKPVEDRPTLFFEIIERHGAQSFGAGNFKALFEALEREQERRGNL, from the coding sequence ATGTCAACACTTACATTTGCCGAGAAAATTGCTCAAGCAGAAAATTTCTTGCCGATTAACGGTACAGATTATATTGAGTTTTATGTAGGAAATGCAAAACAGGCTGCCCATTATTACAAAACCGCTTTCGGGTTTCAGTCTGTAGCCTATGCGGGTCCCGAAACAGGAGTGAGAGACCGTGCATCTTATGTGCTTCAACAGGGAAAAATCAGACTGGTACTTACTACAGGGCTGAAATCTGACTCTCCTATCAGCGAACACGTAAAAAAACATGGTGACGGAGTAAAAATTTTGGCACTTTGGGTAGATGACGCGTATGCAGCTTTCGAAGAAACCACTAAAAGAGGTGGAAAGCCTTATTTAGAGCCGGTAACTTTAAATGATGAGCAAGGTGAAGTAAGAATGTCCGGAATTTATACATACGGAGAAACTGTTCACATGTTTATAGAAAGAAAAAATTATAACGGAGCTTTCATGCCAGGGTATGAAAAATGGGAAAGTGATTATAATCCTGAAGAAACTGGTTTATTATACGTAGACCACTGCGTAGGAAACGTAGACTGGAACAGAATGATCCCTACCGTAGAGTGGTATGAAAAAGTAATGGGATTCGTAAACATCCTTTCTTTTGATGACAAGCAGATCAATACAGAATATTCAGCACTGATGTCTAAAGTAATGTCCAACGGAAACGGATATGCAAAATTCCCTATCAATGAGCCTGCAGAAGGTAAAAAGAAATCCCAGGTAGAAGAATATCTTGATTTCTACGAGGGAGAAGGGGTACAGCACATTGCTGTTGCCACAAAAGATATCATCCACACAGTAAGTGAATTGAAAAAACGTGGTGTAGAGTTCCTTTCTGCCCCACCAGAGGCTTATTACGATATGGTTCCTGAAAGAGTAGGCCATATTGATGAAGATCTTAAAAAACTTCAGGAGTTAGGTATACTTATTGATCATGATGAAGAAGGATATCTGTTACAGATCTTTACCAAGCCTGTAGAAGACCGTCCTACTCTATTCTTCGAAATTATTGAAAGACATGGCGCACAGAGTTTTGGCGCCGGAAACTTCAAAGCATTGTTCGAAGCATTGGAAAGAGAACAGGAAAGAAGAGGAAATCTTTAA
- a CDS encoding acetyl-CoA hydrolase/transferase family protein, whose product MNNYISAEEAIYTIKSGNRVFFHGSACTPNYLIDEMARQSHRLNNVEMVSITQQGNIEIAKPEYKDKFFINSLFVSTPVRDAVNSDRGDFVPVFLSEIPILFRKNILPLDVALVTVSPPDRHGFCTLGTSVDIARAAVDTAKTIVAIVNPRMPRTHGDGMIHVSRIHKLVWHEEELHTVDYSAKVGPEEMLVGKNVAELIEDRSTLQMGIGTIPDAVLKCLHNHKDLGIHTEMLSDGVIDLIQNDVINNKYKGYNDNKTITSFCFGTRKLYDYVDDNTVFAFRDVSEVNFPINIMKNKKLVAINSAIEIDLTGQVCADSIGTLQYSGIGGQMDFMRGAALSEDGKPIIAITARTKKGVSRIVPFLKQGAGVVTTRGHIHYVVTEYGTAYLYGKNLRQRAQELISIAHPDDREMLERAAFERFKH is encoded by the coding sequence ATGAATAATTACATCAGCGCAGAAGAAGCGATATATACCATAAAAAGCGGCAACCGTGTATTTTTCCACGGCAGCGCATGTACTCCCAATTACCTGATTGATGAAATGGCAAGACAGTCTCACAGATTGAATAATGTAGAAATGGTTTCCATTACCCAACAGGGAAATATAGAAATTGCCAAACCGGAGTATAAAGACAAGTTTTTTATCAATTCCCTATTCGTGTCTACGCCGGTTCGTGATGCCGTAAATTCAGACAGGGGTGACTTTGTTCCTGTATTTTTAAGTGAAATTCCAATTTTATTCAGAAAAAATATCCTTCCTCTTGATGTTGCTCTCGTAACCGTTTCTCCTCCGGATAGACATGGCTTCTGTACATTGGGGACCTCAGTAGATATTGCAAGAGCCGCTGTAGATACGGCTAAAACTATTGTTGCAATCGTGAACCCCAGAATGCCGAGAACCCATGGAGATGGAATGATCCACGTCAGCAGGATCCATAAACTGGTTTGGCATGAAGAGGAGCTTCATACTGTAGATTACAGTGCAAAAGTAGGCCCTGAAGAAATGCTGGTAGGGAAAAATGTGGCTGAACTTATCGAAGACCGTTCTACCTTACAAATGGGTATCGGAACTATTCCCGATGCCGTTTTAAAATGCCTTCATAACCACAAAGACCTTGGAATCCATACGGAAATGCTGAGCGATGGAGTGATAGACCTTATTCAGAATGATGTAATTAATAACAAATATAAAGGCTACAACGACAATAAAACCATTACCAGCTTCTGTTTCGGAACCAGGAAACTTTATGATTATGTGGATGACAATACCGTATTTGCTTTCAGAGATGTAAGCGAGGTCAACTTCCCGATCAATATCATGAAGAACAAAAAACTGGTAGCCATCAATTCTGCCATTGAAATTGACCTTACAGGACAGGTGTGCGCCGACTCTATCGGAACCTTACAATACAGTGGCATTGGTGGCCAAATGGATTTCATGCGTGGGGCTGCCTTAAGTGAAGACGGAAAACCTATTATTGCCATCACTGCAAGAACAAAAAAAGGAGTTTCAAGGATTGTTCCTTTCCTGAAGCAAGGAGCAGGAGTGGTGACTACAAGAGGACACATTCATTATGTAGTTACAGAATACGGAACTGCTTATCTGTATGGAAAAAACCTTCGCCAGAGAGCACAGGAACTTATTAGCATAGCTCATCCTGATGACAGGGAAATGCTTGAAAGAGCTGCTTTTGAAAGGTTTAAACACTGA
- a CDS encoding succinate CoA transferase — protein MLERIRLESLHEKVTTAENAVKIIKDGMTIGSSGFTKAGDSKAILPALAERGKTENLKVTLMTGASLGHGTDGKLAEANVLKKRMPFQVDPTLRNKINKGEILFIDQHLSESAELLHTKNLQSIDVAIIEAAYIERDGSIVPTTSVGNSVTFAALAKKIIIEINTEVPEEVYGIHDIYQAEDYPYRNVIPIVAPWNKIGRKSIPVDPNKIEAIVFTNLKDSPADIAEPDEKTTAIAKHLLAFFENEVQLGRLTDRLLPLQAGIGKVANAVLTGFKDSNFYDLTMFSEVLQDSTFDLIDSGKLSFASASSITVSQECYERVLGNLSKYKDKFVLRPQNISNTPGLIRRLGVIAINTAIEFDIYGNVNSTHIGGTKIMNGIGGSGDFARNAYLSIFVTQAASKGNNISHVLPMVSHTDHTEHDVDILVTDVGLADLRGLAPRERAQKIIDNCVHPDYREELKSYFDRACERGGHTPHLLEEAFSWHLRFSETGSMKQKAELEVSN, from the coding sequence ATGTTAGAAAGAATCAGATTAGAAAGCCTACACGAAAAGGTAACTACAGCTGAAAACGCTGTAAAAATAATTAAAGATGGCATGACCATAGGGTCAAGCGGCTTTACAAAAGCAGGTGACAGCAAAGCTATTTTGCCGGCACTGGCAGAAAGAGGAAAAACAGAAAACCTTAAAGTCACTTTAATGACCGGAGCTTCCCTGGGACACGGCACAGACGGAAAACTGGCAGAAGCGAATGTCTTAAAGAAAAGAATGCCTTTTCAGGTAGATCCTACTTTAAGGAACAAAATCAATAAAGGTGAAATTCTCTTCATCGATCAGCATTTAAGCGAAAGTGCAGAACTTCTTCACACCAAAAACCTTCAGAGCATTGATGTAGCCATTATTGAAGCAGCCTATATCGAAAGAGACGGAAGCATTGTTCCAACCACTTCAGTAGGAAATTCAGTAACCTTTGCTGCTTTGGCTAAAAAAATAATCATTGAAATTAATACGGAAGTACCTGAAGAAGTCTACGGTATCCACGATATCTATCAGGCTGAAGACTACCCTTACAGAAATGTTATCCCTATTGTAGCTCCATGGAATAAAATCGGAAGAAAAAGTATTCCTGTAGATCCCAATAAAATTGAAGCTATTGTTTTCACCAATCTTAAAGACAGCCCTGCAGATATTGCAGAACCTGATGAGAAAACAACAGCCATTGCGAAACACCTTCTTGCCTTCTTTGAAAACGAAGTTCAGTTGGGACGCCTTACAGACAGACTGCTTCCTCTTCAGGCAGGAATCGGGAAAGTGGCCAATGCTGTTCTTACAGGATTCAAGGATAGTAATTTCTATGATTTAACAATGTTTTCCGAAGTACTTCAGGACAGCACTTTTGACCTGATAGACTCTGGTAAATTAAGTTTTGCATCCGCATCTTCCATTACTGTTTCCCAGGAATGTTATGAAAGAGTGTTAGGAAACCTTTCAAAATATAAAGACAAATTTGTTTTAAGACCCCAGAATATTTCCAATACACCAGGGCTTATCAGGAGATTGGGAGTAATAGCGATCAATACCGCCATTGAATTTGACATCTATGGAAATGTAAACTCTACTCATATTGGCGGAACAAAAATCATGAACGGTATAGGAGGTTCCGGAGACTTTGCAAGAAACGCTTACTTAAGTATTTTTGTCACCCAGGCAGCTTCCAAAGGAAATAATATTTCACACGTGCTGCCAATGGTTTCACACACAGACCATACGGAACATGATGTTGATATTTTGGTAACTGACGTAGGATTAGCTGATTTAAGGGGGCTGGCACCAAGAGAAAGAGCCCAGAAGATCATTGATAACTGTGTTCACCCGGATTACAGAGAAGAATTAAAGTCTTATTTTGACAGAGCCTGTGAACGTGGCGGGCATACCCCTCACTTGCTGGAAGAGGCATTCAGCTGGCACTTGCGTTTCTCCGAAACCGGAAGTATGAAGCAGAAAGCAGAGCTAGAGGTTTCGAATTAG
- a CDS encoding homogentisate 1,2-dioxygenase: MRYHLAGNIPQKRHTVFKSPEDKFYYEQLFGTEGFHGISSLLYHIHRPTQIKSIGEPKDVTPKIAVEKNITPRMFKGMNVTPEDDFLDSRKILLMNNDLKMGLSKPRKSMDYFYKNAECDELLFVYEGKGILKTFVGDLEFVTGDYLIIPRGTIYQVELQTENTVFFVLESHSPIYTPKRYRNEFGQLLEHSPFCERDIIAPTFKEPKDEKGEFLIKVKKENQITDFVYATHPFDVVGWDGYFYPYKFNIKNFEPITGRIHQPPPVHQNFEAHNFVVCSFCARMYDYHPMAIPAPYNHSNIDSDEVLFYTEGDFMSRNHIDLMDFTLHPGGIVHGPHPGAMERSIGKKFTEEYAVMVDPFRPLKITEEALKVEDPSYKTSWLEENS; this comes from the coding sequence ATGAGATATCATCTAGCGGGAAATATCCCACAAAAAAGGCATACAGTCTTTAAATCTCCGGAAGATAAATTTTACTATGAACAGCTTTTCGGAACCGAAGGTTTTCATGGGATCTCTTCTCTATTGTACCATATTCACCGTCCTACACAGATCAAGTCTATCGGGGAACCGAAAGATGTGACCCCAAAAATTGCGGTGGAGAAAAATATTACGCCCAGAATGTTCAAAGGAATGAATGTAACACCTGAGGACGATTTCTTAGACAGCCGCAAGATCCTTCTGATGAACAACGACCTGAAAATGGGATTGTCAAAGCCAAGAAAATCGATGGATTATTTCTACAAAAATGCAGAATGTGATGAGCTTTTATTCGTATATGAAGGCAAAGGGATTCTGAAAACATTTGTGGGAGATCTTGAATTTGTAACCGGCGATTATCTTATTATTCCTAGAGGAACTATTTATCAGGTAGAATTACAGACTGAAAATACGGTTTTCTTTGTGCTGGAAAGCCACTCTCCTATTTACACCCCTAAAAGATACAGAAATGAATTCGGGCAGCTGCTGGAACATTCCCCATTCTGCGAAAGAGATATTATTGCTCCTACTTTCAAAGAGCCTAAAGATGAAAAAGGAGAATTCTTAATCAAAGTAAAAAAAGAAAACCAGATCACCGACTTTGTTTATGCAACGCATCCTTTTGATGTTGTGGGCTGGGACGGTTATTTCTATCCTTATAAATTTAACATCAAAAATTTTGAACCCATTACAGGAAGAATTCACCAACCGCCGCCGGTTCACCAGAATTTTGAGGCCCATAACTTTGTAGTATGTTCATTCTGTGCAAGAATGTACGACTACCACCCGATGGCAATTCCTGCACCTTATAATCACTCCAACATTGACTCTGATGAGGTATTGTTCTACACAGAAGGTGACTTCATGAGCCGTAATCATATCGATCTTATGGATTTTACCCTTCACCCAGGTGGAATTGTGCATGGACCTCATCCGGGAGCTATGGAAAGAAGCATCGGTAAAAAATTCACTGAAGAATATGCTGTAATGGTAGACCCTTTCCGTCCGTTAAAAATTACAGAAGAAGCTTTAAAAGTGGAAGACCCGTCCTATAAAACTTCATGGCTGGAAGAAAATTCGTAG